Within Thermococcus sp. Bubb.Bath, the genomic segment CGTGCCAAGGATAAGACGTTCTTGATAATGGCTGGTGGAGCACTGTTTTTCATTCTAGCGATAACTGTCACCGCAGTTGCATTCAAGCTTACGATACCAAGCACCGCCGAGTTCTTGGCGTTGGCGAAGCACATGGCCACGTCCAGTCATGGAATAACCCCTGAAATGATCAAAGACACTGCATCAAGGGCCATATATGGAATTGGTCTTGGATTTGCCTTTTACCTAATGCTGGGAAGCTTTATGAACGAGCGCTTCAACAGCAAGCTCATCATCGGTACTGGAGTGGTGATTCAGGTTATCATCGGCTTCCTCTCGGCTGTCATTGTTATCTACGGACTGGCCCCAACATCACCTGGGAGGCTGGTTAAGTACGTTTACGGGGGAAACGAAGCGGCCATTAACGTCATGAAAAACCTGCCGAATATTCTTTCGGCTCATCCCCTGCTTCTAGGTCTCTTTGCCCTCTCCGTCTTCATGGCTGGTCTCACAAGTATCCTCCCGATTGCAGAGGTTGGCCTCCAAATCATGGAATCCTCCTTCAGGGTTGGCAGGAACAGAGCCGCTCTTTACCTGACGGGAATCGTGGCAGTTCTCGCCATAGTTGATGCGCCACCCAGCGCCGCGGAGATGGTCCTCAACGCAGTCAGCGCCGCACTGTTTTTCACTGCCATATTTGAGCTCTATTCAGTGCTGACGATTAAGAAGGGTGCCTCCGGCCCTGAGACCGCGTTTGCTTGGATCATGATAGCCATATTTGCGGGAGGAGGCCTTTACGCCATAGTGGACCTCTTCAGAAAAGGCGGGATATACATTGGTTCAGCGATACTGGCGGTGCTTGTTGTGCTCTTTGGTTTCTTTGGCGACACCATCATCCCGAGGGGAGAATGAGCTTTTTTGGGTTTGTTTTTTCTTATTTTGCCCCCTTCTTGATCCTCGAAATAAAAAATAAGAAACGGTCACCTATGGGCAAAAATCGCCACTATCCTCTCCGGTTCTACGGCATCTATTCTGACGAAGCCAACGCGCTCGAACTGAACAACGTCATCGACCTTAACGGCTGCGTCGCTCTCCAGGAGACCCCTCCTTACGAGAAGCTCCTCACCCTCTGGAATAAGAACCTCACAGGACTTCCCTTCTGTTATCCAGTGAACCATCCTCCAGCGGTTTTCCCGGGCCACCTCATACTCAACACTGTGAAATCTGGCCTTTATGCCCTGCTCGCTCACTTCGAGGATTTCCACGTTGAAGAGATCCTTGAGGCGGACGAAGTTACCAGGCTTGAAGAGCCCCATGTCGTCTTTCGAAACATAGACCGGCTTTTCTGGCTCGAACTTGAGCTTCCTCATTCCTCTTTCAGGGTGGTCGGGATGAAGAGGTATCTCCGCCGTGAACTCCTCCTCATAGCCCTCAATGTACACCGGAACAGGGTCCGCGACGAAGAAGTAGCGGTTGGCTATTGGCTCTATCAGCCTCCTGTTTATTGCGGCTAAGTTGTCCCAGCTTACGGTTGTGTCGCTTGTCTTTATCCCCACCTTGATTATGAGCTCCTTTATTGCCTCAGGTCGTATCCCTCTCCTCCTGAGTGCCCGGATTGTTCCAAGCCGCGGGTCGTCCCATCCGAGGTATCTGCCCTCCTCTATCCCCTTCCTCGTCTTGGACTTGCTCAGGACGACTCCTTCAATGGACAGCCTTCCGTGGTGAACCGCCACTGGATATTCCCAGCCGAGGTAATTGTAGAGGTAGCGCTGCCTCGTCTCGTTCTCCGCGTGCTCCTGCCCGCGGAAGATGTGGGTAACGCCAAGTTCATGGTCGTCAATTGCTGACGCGAAGTTGTAGAGAGGCCAGACACGGTACTTGTCCCCTGTCCGTGGGTGGTTGGGGTTGTCGATTATCCTGAGTGCGGGCCAGTCGCGGACGGCTGGGTTCGGGTGGTTGAGGTCGGTCTTTATCCTGACAACGGCCTCGCCTTCCCTGTACTCCCCGTTCAGCATCTTCCTCCAGCGTTCGAGCTGAATCTCCGGTGGTTCCTCGCGGTGGGGGCAGGCTATTCCCTTATCCCGGAGTTCGCGGAACTTCTCGGGCGGACAGGTGCACACGTATGCCTTGCCCATCTTTATGAGCTTCTCAGCGTATGAATAGTAGAGTTCAAGCCTGTCACTCGCAATGTGAACCTCGTCCGGCTTCATGTTGAGCCATTCGAGGTCTTCGAGAATCCACTTGTAGAATATAGGATCTGGTCTCTTGACCTTGGGGTCTGTGTCGTCAAACCTTAGTATGAACTTGCCCCCGTAGAGCCTCGCGTACTCGTGGCTCAGGATAGCGGCCCTTGCGTTTCCGAGGTGGAAGACGCCGTCGGGGTTTGGAGCAAAGCGCGTAACGACCTTTCCTTTCTCCGCCTTGGGGAGGGGTGGGAGGCCTTTTTTCTCCTCCTTCTTTTCCTCCTTCTCCTCAAAGAACTCTGGATAAATCTCCCGGAGCTTTGCCTCCTGCTCCCCTGGAGAAAGGGAGTTGACCTTCTCAATCACCTCGTTAACAAGGGGTATTATTTCCCTGGCCCTCGGTCTGAGCTTGGGGTTCTCGCCCAAGACCTTTCCTATGACAGCCTTCGAGTTGGCCTTCCCGCCGTGCTGGTAAGCGTTTATGAGAGCGTACTTAAGCACAGTTTCCTCCAGGTTCATCTTCCTCACCGGGGAGAGAACGGGACGGGCGGTTATAAAGTTATTCGAGACTCAAAAGGAGGACAAAAGGGAAGGTGAAAAGAGCGCCCTTTACTCGGCGAAGGTGATTATCTTGAGGTCTATCGGCCTCCTTACCACGTTGGCCTTTCTGGCACCGACCAGGTACTTTACCCCCTTCTCACTGACTATGTCGATAAGCCGCTGGGTTATGATGCCGTTGAAGACCACCGCGTGGACACCGTCCTTTGAGGTTATCGTACTCAGCAGGTCCCTGACAGGTATCTCAGCTATGACATTCATGTTCTCGTCGAGAAGAACCGCTGTCTGCTCCTTTTTCACCCTCTCGATGAAGTTCTCAAACTTCCCGACCTCGCTTTTTCCTCCCTGGATGGGCCTTATGATCTTTGACTCCTCCGCGGGCTTTTGGACCGGGGGTCTCTGGGGAGGTTCGTGCTTCTGTGGCGGGTGTGTAGGTGCCTCTCTTTTAACTGGTTCTGGCTGCGGTATTGGTGCCGGCGCCGATGTGGGTGGCTTCACTTCCCTGTGCGTCGTCGGCTTCTCCTTTTCTTCCGCCTTCTCTTTCAGTATGTCGTAGAAGTTCTTGCCCTTGTAAAACATCTCGGTGATGACCTGCTCCGCTGGTATCTTGCTCCTCAGAGCCTTAACGAGCTCCTTCTTGGTGAGCTCCTCGACTTCCTTTCCTTCGGGGGCCCTGGCCACGTAGTCCACATCGGCAACTTGGAGCAGCTCCTTGAGTATCAGCTCGCCACCGCGGTCGCCGTCAGTGAAGGCGGTTACGATCCTCTCCTTGCTGAGCTTTATGATGGTCTCTGGAATTGATGTCCCTTCAACAGCTATGGCGTTCTTTATCCCATGTTTAAGCAGGTTGAGGACGTCTGCCCTGCCCTCGACAACTATGATTGAGTCAGAGAACGGAACGTGCGGTCCGGCTGGAAGCTTCTCGGGGCCGTACTCTATGAGCTCTTTCGCCCTCACGGCTTTCTTGACCTCCTCCGTGAGCTCCTGGGTCTCCGGAATCTCCTGCTCCATCAGGCCCTCGAGTATCTGCTTTGCCCTCTCTATGATGTACTTCCTCTTGGTGGCGCGGACGTCCTCTATGCGGAGAACTTTGATGCCCGCTTCGGCGGGTCCTACCCTGTCGATCGTCTCAAGCGCCGCCGCGAGAATAGCCGTCTCAACTCTGTCAAGGCTCGATGGGACAGTTATAGTCCCGTAGGTCTTTCCGGCCTTCGTGTGAACTTCAACCCTTATCCTTCCAATCCTTCCGGTCTTCTGGAGCTCCCTCAGGTCGAGATCGTCCCCGAGGAGTCCTTCCGTCTGACCAAAAATAGCGCCGACAACATCCGGTCTTTCAACAACACCGTTTGCCTCAAATTCAGCGTAGATTATGTATTTTGTGGTTCCGAACTCATCTTTAGCTGACATGTTACCACCCCTTACTTTTTCTGCTTTCCTCTTCTCCGAGAGGATCTGGTGAAGTACACTCTTCTTTCTCTTCATTGAAACCCCTCCAATCGGGGGCCAGAAACGGAGAGATAAAGACCATAGAGATCTTCAATGCCTTTTATGTCCTTTTTGGCAAGTTTTTTGAGCTCCTTCCTTGTCCTTGAGTCCACCCTGCAGGGATAACCCGAGAGGTAGGAGAGGAGCTTCTTTGCCAGCTCTTCCCCCTTTCTGTCGAAGTCCGTAAGTATCATGACTTCACGATATTGTGATGCAGTGAGCGCGATTTCGGAAAGCGGCAAGCGTGAGAGCTTTATTATCTCCGCTCTGACCCCCAGATTCCTCAGAGCCACCTCGTCTCGCGGGCCCTCAACTATGATGGCCCCTTCAAACTCTCGCAGTGTGTCTATAAGCTCCAGGAACCTTTTATAGTTTTCGGGATACATGACTTCCCCGCGTGGAAATACTCAATTGCGTTATAAGGTTTTGGGTTGTGGCTTCAGCCGATATCAATGAGAGGTGATTTAGCAGACGTTCCTCACCGGAACAGTGTGGCTCATTGGCTCCTCGTAGAACCCCTCCATCAGCTTTTGAAGCTTCCTGGAGAGCTCTATCTGGTTGCCCCATGAACCTTCTATCTTCCCCTTCGCGGCCATCCTTCCGAGGAACTTCTTCATCTCGTCACTCAGGGGGGAGGGTTTGCAGCGCGACCACGGCGTTCCGGGCAGGGGCATGAAGTAGTGGGCGCGAACCTTCCCGCCTTTTCTCATTATCCACTTCATAAGCTCGATGCTCTTTCTCTGGCTTTCCTCTGTCTCATGAGGCAGGCCAACTATGAAGTCCACAACCGGCTCGAAACCGTACTCAAGCATGTACTCAACGGCCCGCTGAACGTGCTCGACCCTGTGAAGCCTGTGCATTGCTTTAAGCATGGCGTCGTCGCCACTCTGGGCGCCTATGGCCAGTCTCCTGTTGTCAGCGTAGTCTATGAGCAGTTCCAGCGTCTCGGGTAGGACGAACTCTGGTCTTACCTCACTTGGAAAGGTGCCGTAGAAGAGCCTCCTACCTTCTTTCCTCAGGGGCTGGAGGGCTTTAAGCAGGGCCTCGAGCTTGTCGAGCTTCAATATTGCGCCGGGACTGCCGTAGGCGAAGGCGTTGGGGGTGATGTAGCGCATGTCCTTCATTCTTCTTGAATACCTCACTATCTGGTCTATCGGCCTGTGCCTCATGCGGAGGCCCTTAATGTAGGGAGTCTGGCAGTAGTAGCAGCCGAAGGGACAGCCGCGGGTTATTTCTATCGGCGAAATCAGCCTCACGCTTTCTG encodes:
- a CDS encoding sodium-dependent transporter, with product MDQIGKWTLYLIALVAGFTTGIGTIGLFPQMWLEYGMTGLVLHLIFLAILTYVAIIEAEKVMKSGYHFAELYRKVTKRPAMILTILVVILMFLSYYTANTMLVFLGPVVGTGIAGRLIAAFTMLAIVYVILTRAKDKTFLIMAGGALFFILAITVTAVAFKLTIPSTAEFLALAKHMATSSHGITPEMIKDTASRAIYGIGLGFAFYLMLGSFMNERFNSKLIIGTGVVIQVIIGFLSAVIVIYGLAPTSPGRLVKYVYGGNEAAINVMKNLPNILSAHPLLLGLFALSVFMAGLTSILPIAEVGLQIMESSFRVGRNRAALYLTGIVAVLAIVDAPPSAAEMVLNAVSAALFFTAIFELYSVLTIKKGASGPETAFAWIMIAIFAGGGLYAIVDLFRKGGIYIGSAILAVLVVLFGFFGDTIIPRGE
- a CDS encoding glutamate--tRNA ligase codes for the protein MNLEETVLKYALINAYQHGGKANSKAVIGKVLGENPKLRPRAREIIPLVNEVIEKVNSLSPGEQEAKLREIYPEFFEEKEEKKEEKKGLPPLPKAEKGKVVTRFAPNPDGVFHLGNARAAILSHEYARLYGGKFILRFDDTDPKVKRPDPIFYKWILEDLEWLNMKPDEVHIASDRLELYYSYAEKLIKMGKAYVCTCPPEKFRELRDKGIACPHREEPPEIQLERWRKMLNGEYREGEAVVRIKTDLNHPNPAVRDWPALRIIDNPNHPRTGDKYRVWPLYNFASAIDDHELGVTHIFRGQEHAENETRQRYLYNYLGWEYPVAVHHGRLSIEGVVLSKSKTRKGIEEGRYLGWDDPRLGTIRALRRRGIRPEAIKELIIKVGIKTSDTTVSWDNLAAINRRLIEPIANRYFFVADPVPVYIEGYEEEFTAEIPLHPDHPERGMRKLKFEPEKPVYVSKDDMGLFKPGNFVRLKDLFNVEILEVSEQGIKARFHSVEYEVARENRWRMVHWITEGKSCEVLIPEGEELLVRRGLLESDAAVKVDDVVQFERVGFVRIDAVEPERIVAIFAHR
- the dnaG gene encoding DNA primase DnaG, yielding MKRKKSVLHQILSEKRKAEKVRGGNMSAKDEFGTTKYIIYAEFEANGVVERPDVVGAIFGQTEGLLGDDLDLRELQKTGRIGRIRVEVHTKAGKTYGTITVPSSLDRVETAILAAALETIDRVGPAEAGIKVLRIEDVRATKRKYIIERAKQILEGLMEQEIPETQELTEEVKKAVRAKELIEYGPEKLPAGPHVPFSDSIIVVEGRADVLNLLKHGIKNAIAVEGTSIPETIIKLSKERIVTAFTDGDRGGELILKELLQVADVDYVARAPEGKEVEELTKKELVKALRSKIPAEQVITEMFYKGKNFYDILKEKAEEKEKPTTHREVKPPTSAPAPIPQPEPVKREAPTHPPQKHEPPQRPPVQKPAEESKIIRPIQGGKSEVGKFENFIERVKKEQTAVLLDENMNVIAEIPVRDLLSTITSKDGVHAVVFNGIITQRLIDIVSEKGVKYLVGARKANVVRRPIDLKIITFAE
- a CDS encoding toprim domain-containing protein, whose translation is MYPENYKRFLELIDTLREFEGAIIVEGPRDEVALRNLGVRAEIIKLSRLPLSEIALTASQYREVMILTDFDRKGEELAKKLLSYLSGYPCRVDSRTRKELKKLAKKDIKGIEDLYGLYLSVSGPRLEGFQ
- a CDS encoding TIGR04013 family B12-binding domain/radical SAM domain-containing protein; the protein is MPDIAIRMTKRNYNAFVHLLGALEGQGFDLGELLITRDFREILQAKPKVVLYSFFTEEIWGSLPEEVKLLNERGSLLVAGGYHAIAMPKHTLNQLGFDIAVIGEGEEVLYQLLTALKRGGYKITKELANIRGLAFYLNGEFTFTGFAKVEDFWRFPPYPESVRLISPIEITRGCPFGCYYCQTPYIKGLRMRHRPIDQIVRYSRRMKDMRYITPNAFAYGSPGAILKLDKLEALLKALQPLRKEGRRLFYGTFPSEVRPEFVLPETLELLIDYADNRRLAIGAQSGDDAMLKAMHRLHRVEHVQRAVEYMLEYGFEPVVDFIVGLPHETEESQRKSIELMKWIMRKGGKVRAHYFMPLPGTPWSRCKPSPLSDEMKKFLGRMAAKGKIEGSWGNQIELSRKLQKLMEGFYEEPMSHTVPVRNVC